One Setaria italica strain Yugu1 chromosome I, Setaria_italica_v2.0, whole genome shotgun sequence DNA window includes the following coding sequences:
- the LOC101782328 gene encoding uncharacterized protein LOC101782328 isoform X2: MLSGRAVTLSERGDSGTRLDEDVAPEAGDEEAESTARVLYRASFQELMPGYLQYDTIIWAAISLLLVLAWGIGLLLLLYLPYKRYVLKRDIMSRQLYVTENNIVYKATRPSYLPFMGIVKKEIKVPLHLIVDIVVEQGCLQSAYSLYTFRIESIAHGKPAPVDELQFHGVHDPDLLRKVIIREASRRTQEVQSWRTRLYSGEGPSYVPPTSGLHSPSAKVKASSIRAFLDPKGKIPDSILLHKLEEVSRSVKNLESLLIGSHTRE, encoded by the exons ATGTTGAGCGGCCGCGCCGTGACGCTGAGCGAGAGGGGCGACTCCGGCACGCGCTTGGACGAGGATGTCGCGCCcgaggccggcgacgaggaggccgaGTCCACCGCAAGGGTGCTGTACCGGGCCTCGTTCCAGGAGCTGATGCCCGGCTACCTACAGTACGACACCATCATCTGGGCGGCGATATCCCTGCTGCTCGTCCTGGCGTGGGGGATCGGTCTGCTCCTGCTTCTCTACCTGCCGTACAAGAGATACGTGCTCAAGAGGGACATCATGTCCCGCCAACTCTATGTCACGGAAAACAACATAGTGTACAAG GCGACTAGACCTTCCTACTTGCCGTTCATGGGGATAGTCAAGAAAGAGATTAAAGTGCCTCTCCATTTGATCGTTGATATTGTAGTTGAGCAAG GCTGTCTACAATCTGCTTATAGCTTATACACGTTTAGAATAGAAAGCATAGCCCATGGGAAACCTGCTCCCGTTGATGAACTGCAATTTCATGGTGTCCATGATCCAGATCTTCTGAGAAAG GTTATTATCAGAGAAGCTTCCAGGAGAACACAAGAAGTCCAAAGTTGGAGAACTAGATTGTACTCTGGGGAAGGCCCTTCCTATGTTCCACCAACTAGTGGATTACACTCTCCTAGTGCAAAG GTCAAAGCTTCCTCAATCCGTGCTTTCCTCGATCCTAAGGGCAAAATTCCTGACAGTATATTGCTCCACAAGCTTGAAGAAGTTAGTCGATCGGTGAAG AATCTTGAGTCTCTCCTCATAGGATCACATACAAGAGAATGA
- the LOC101782328 gene encoding uncharacterized protein LOC101782328 isoform X1 codes for MLSGRAVTLSERGDSGTRLDEDVAPEAGDEEAESTARVLYRASFQELMPGYLQYDTIIWAAISLLLVLAWGIGLLLLLYLPYKRYVLKRDIMSRQLYVTENNIVYKATRPSYLPFMGIVKKEIKVPLHLIVDIVVEQGCLQSAYSLYTFRIESIAHGKPAPVDELQFHGVHDPDLLRKVIIREASRRTQEVQSWRTRLYSGEGPSYVPPTSGLHSPSAKCVQVKASSIRAFLDPKGKIPDSILLHKLEEVSRSVKNLESLLIGSHTRE; via the exons ATGTTGAGCGGCCGCGCCGTGACGCTGAGCGAGAGGGGCGACTCCGGCACGCGCTTGGACGAGGATGTCGCGCCcgaggccggcgacgaggaggccgaGTCCACCGCAAGGGTGCTGTACCGGGCCTCGTTCCAGGAGCTGATGCCCGGCTACCTACAGTACGACACCATCATCTGGGCGGCGATATCCCTGCTGCTCGTCCTGGCGTGGGGGATCGGTCTGCTCCTGCTTCTCTACCTGCCGTACAAGAGATACGTGCTCAAGAGGGACATCATGTCCCGCCAACTCTATGTCACGGAAAACAACATAGTGTACAAG GCGACTAGACCTTCCTACTTGCCGTTCATGGGGATAGTCAAGAAAGAGATTAAAGTGCCTCTCCATTTGATCGTTGATATTGTAGTTGAGCAAG GCTGTCTACAATCTGCTTATAGCTTATACACGTTTAGAATAGAAAGCATAGCCCATGGGAAACCTGCTCCCGTTGATGAACTGCAATTTCATGGTGTCCATGATCCAGATCTTCTGAGAAAG GTTATTATCAGAGAAGCTTCCAGGAGAACACAAGAAGTCCAAAGTTGGAGAACTAGATTGTACTCTGGGGAAGGCCCTTCCTATGTTCCACCAACTAGTGGATTACACTCTCCTAGTGCAAAG TGTGTGCAGGTCAAAGCTTCCTCAATCCGTGCTTTCCTCGATCCTAAGGGCAAAATTCCTGACAGTATATTGCTCCACAAGCTTGAAGAAGTTAGTCGATCGGTGAAG AATCTTGAGTCTCTCCTCATAGGATCACATACAAGAGAATGA